Genomic window (Saccharothrix australiensis):
GCGGCACGGCCGGATCAGCGCGGCCGAGCTGTACCGGGAGCTGGTGGACTTCTGGCTGGTGCACGAGGCGCGCCGGCAGCGGCACCGGTTCGGGAGGCCGTCGCTGGACGACGCCGAACGGCTCGCAGCGTGCACGGCGCTCGCGCTGCGCCTGTGGGAGTCCACGGCGTCGACCGTGCGCACCGCCGACCTGGCGGACGCCGTCGTCACCACCCTGAACCGCCTCGCGGAGCGCGGTTACTCGATCGACCAGGCCGCGCACGCCGTCGGCTCGGGCACGCTGCTGGTCCGCACCGAGGACGGCGGGTTCGCGTTCGTCCACCAGTCGGTGATGGAGTGGCTGGTCGCCAAGGTGGCCGCGGACGACCTGCTCGCCGATCGCCCGGACACCACCGTCTTCCACCGGACGATGTCCCCGCTGATGGTGGACTTCTTCTGCGACCTGGCCGGCCACGACGCCGCCGTGCGGTGGGCGCGGTCCGTGCTGGCCGACCCCGGGGCCGGCGAGGTGCCCAAGCGGAACGCGACCGCCGTCGTGCAGCGGCTGGACGTCCACGCCCGCCTGGAACTCGCCGGCGTCGACCTGCGCGCCACCGACCTGTCGGCGCTCGACCTGCGCGGGGCGAACCTCAAGGGGGCCGACCTGAGCGGCCAGCGGCTGGTGGACAAGGACTTGACGGCCGCCGACCTCAGCGGCGCGGACCTGAGCCGTGTGCGGATGTTCGGCGGTGACCTCACCGACGCGGTCCTGACCGGCAGCACCTGGCGGGGCGCGGCGCTGCTCGGCGTCAGGGGGACCGACCGGCCGGAACTGGCGGACGCGGCGGTCAGCGGGCGCGACCCGGCTTCCGCGATGGTGGCACCGCTCGCGGAGGACGTGGCCGCCGTCGCCTTCTCCCCCGGCGGCGGGCTCGCCGCGCTCGCCCGCGTACACGGGGTCGAGCTGCGCGACTCCAGGAGCAACCGGCCCGTCCGGTTCTGGCGCAGGCACGCGCACCCGGTGGTGGAGGTCGCCTACTCGCCCGACGGCCGGCTGCTCGCGACCGTCGAGGAGGACGGAAGCGCCTTCGTTTGGGACGCGACGACCGATGAGCCGGTGGCCCGGCTCGTCGGCGCGGTACGGGGGCCGCTCACGTTCCTGGCGGACCGCGTCCACCTCGTCGGCCTGGACGGCGAGGGCCGCCTGACGTTCTGGGTCGCGCGCACCGGCGACGTCCGCGACGGTGTGGCAGGTGCGTTCGAGCGGCTGGCGGTGACCCCGGACGGGGTGTGGGCGGCCACCGCCACGGCCGACGGGGACATCCGGACCTGGGCGGTGAGCGGGGAGGTGGCGCAACGGACGACGGTGGGCGCGGCGGTGCGCCGGATCGCGATCAAACCGGGCGCGGAGGTCGTGGCCGTCGCCACCGAGGACGGCGCGGTGGAACTGGTCGAAACGGGGTGGGGGCTGTCCAACCTGCACCTGGAGGCCGAACCGGGTGTGGTCGACGACCTGGCGTACTCGCCGGACGGCACGCTGCTCGCCATCGCCCGGCGTGGCACGGATGTCGTGGTCCTGAACGCCACGACCGGCGCGGAGGTCGCGGCGCTGCCCACCCGCGTCGGCGCGTGCCGGGTGGCCTTCACGCCGGACAGCAGGCGGATCGCCGTCACCGTGGACGACGGCTCGTCCGTCGTCCACGAGATCGGCACGGAGAAGCGCTTCCCCCTGTCCACCGGGTGGCGCACCGCCGGGCCGGTGGCGTTCACGTCCAAGGGTTCCCTGATCACCTCGTACGACCACCACGTCCGGGTCTGGCACCTCGGGAGCGGGGTCGTCGCGGCGAAGACCCACGTCGACGCCGTCGACCGGGTGACGTTCGCGCCGAACGGGATGCGGGCGGCCACCACCACGGCGATGGGCATCGCGGTGGTCTGGCCGTTGCACGGGCTCCACGAGCCGATCCACCTCGACCACCCCTCGGTCCGCGCGGTGGCCTTCTCCCATGACGGCGAGCAGATCGTCACCTGGTCCTCCCGCGGCGTGCTCCGGACGTGGAACAGCCACACCGGCGACCCGTTGGGCATCTTTCGCGGTGGCGACATGCCGCCGGCGAGCGCATTGGCCCACGCGCCCTGGACCAGTGACACCGTGTCGGGGCACGAGGACGGCACGCTGCGGCTGTGGCGGCTGCCCGACGTGACCCCGATCGTGGCCCACGAGGCGGACGTCGAATGCCTCGCGTACGCGCCCGGCGGCGGCCACTTCGCCTCCGGGTCGACCGACGGCACGGTGAAGGTCTGGAAGTTCCACGGCGGACTCCGGGCCACCATGACGGTCGGGCGCACGATCTGGGGCGTGGCGTTCTCACCGGACGGCGACCGGGTCGCCGCCGCGTCCTCGGACGGGTTGGTGCGCGTCTGGGGCCTCGACGGCGACCCGCTGCTCACCCTCACCGGCCACACCGCGCGGGTGGTGGGCGTGGCGTTCTCCCGGAACGGCAGGCACATCGCCTCCACCTCCGACGACGGCACCGCGCGGATCTGGGACGCCGCCACTGGTGCCGAACTCGCGACGTTCGTGCACGGCGGCGAGGGTGAGGTGGTGCTGCTGCCGGACGGGTCGTACAAGAACGTGGGCGCCGGACCGGTGGACGAGGTGTTCTGGTCGGTCAAGCAGTGCCGGTTCCGACAGGGCGAGCTGGACCGCTACTACCCGGAGATCCGGGCGCTCGCGGCGGACGAGCCGTTGCCGGGCCTGAGCTGACCGGGCTTCGCGGCGAGGCGGTCGAGTTCGCGGTGCGCCTCCACCATTTCCACGACGGTGCGGAAGTGCTCGGCCAGCGGGGCCAGTTCGGGTTCCGGCAGCGGCGCGCCGGCGAATTCACCGGCGGGTGGGAGGATGGCCACGGTCAGCTGCCAGTCGGCGTAGGTGCCGGTGATCTTCCACGTTTGCTCCATGTGGAATACGGTCGCCCCTTGCGTCCGGGTCGTGCAATGCGCACCTTCGGGTGACACACCTTTCTTGCCCCGGTGGCAAGGCGGAACTCTCTGGGCCATGACGCGCAAGGGGGCATCCGTCCGGCAGCGGCGGGTTTCTACGGAATTGCGGGCGTTGCGCTTGGCCAGGGGCCTGAGCTGCGCCGAGGTGGCCACCGCGATCGGCTGCTCGGAGAGCAAGATCAGCCGCATGGAGACCGGGCACCGCGGGCTCTACGCGGACGAGGTGGCGGCGATACTGGGGTTCCTGCGAGCGCCCGCGAGGTTGCGGCAAGACCTGGTCGCGCTGGTGCGGGCCGGAGAGGACCGGAACTGGCACGCCATTCATGGCAAGTTGCCGGGGAATTGGAAGAACCTGATCGACTTCGAGGGCCAGGCAAGTGCTCTGTACAACTATGAGCCACTGGTGATTCCAGGGTTGGCCCAGACGGCGGACTACGCACGCACGGTGATCCGGGGTACCGATGGGTCATTGACCGATGGCGAACTCGATGCGCTGGTGGCCGTCCGGATGAGCAGGCAGATGATCCTGGGCAGAGCTGAAGTCCACTTGCTCATAGATGAGATGGTGCTGCGCCGCTGCTTCGGCGACCCACCGATGATGCGTGCCCAACTGCTGCACTTGGCCGCGATGGCGGATCGAAGGACGGTGACGGTCCAGGTCGTCCCCTTCGACACGATCGCCCACCCCGGTGTCGAAGGTTCGTTCCTCCGGTTGGACTTCGTCGATCAGCCGAGTTTGCTCTACGTGGAGAGCCGGAACACGAGCACTTTCCTCGAAGAGGAGGTCCACCTGGAAGGGGCTAGAGACGCCTGGCAGAAGCTGCTTACCTTGGCGTTGTCACCGGAGGAGTCGGTCGCCCTGATCGCCGGACTGGCCGGCAAGTCGACACCGAGCAAGGAGAACAGCCGATGACTTGGCGGAAGAGCACCTACAGCACGAGCCAGGCCAACTGCGTCGAGATCAGGCACCTCAACGGCACCGTCGCCGTCCGCGACTCCAAGAACCCCGACGGGCCGGTGCTCGTCTTCCCGACGATCGACTGGCGCAGGGTCGTCCGTTAGTCCGACTTGGTCGTCAAACGGGCGTCGCCCTCCTAAACTCACCCTGGTGAGTGACGAGTTGGTGCCGGACCCCAGTCGGATGCGCGCCTCGGACGCCGATCGCGAGAAGGTCGCGCGGCTGCTCCAGCAGGCGCACGGCGAAGGCCGACTGGACCTGCACGAACTGGACGAGCGGTTGGGCGCGGTGTACGCCGCGAAGACCTACGGCGAGTTGGCCCCGCTGACCGCCGACCTCGGGATGCCCACCGCCACGCTGCCGTCGCCCGTGGCGCAGCACCTGCCGAGCAACCGGATCGGCGGGGTCGCGGGCCCGACGACGTCCATCGCCTTCTGGTCGGGCGTCGACCGCAAGGGCGAGTGGGTGGTGCCCGCCACCCACTCCGTGGTCGCGATCATGGGCGGGGTGGCGCTCGACCTGTCCCGCGCGCGGTTCGTGGAGGCCGAGACGACGATCAACGTGTTCGCGCTCTGGGGCGGCGTGGAAATCCGCGTGCCCGAGGACGTGACGGTGCGGGTCGACGGCGCCGGGATCATGGGCGCGTTCGAGGACAACACGCACGACACGCCGACCGTGCCGGGCGGCCCGGTCGTGCGGATCACCGGCGTGGCCCTCATGGCGGGCGTCGAGGTGCGGCGGCCCAAGCGCAAGAAGCTCAAGGGCTCCAAGCACGGCGAAATCGAGGGCTGAACAACCCGCGCACACCCGTCCTGACCTGCGCGGACCCCTTCGCTTAGGCCGCGCCTCCCGGTCCGCCTAGACTCGGCGGCATGGCCTCCACACCGACTGCCGCACCGACTGCGCCGTCGCTGCCGCCGGCGCTCGCGGACGCGGTGCGCGACGACGCGTCGCTGCGCCGCTTCCTGCACGGACTGCCCGGTGTCGACCAGGTCGGGGTGGAGCAGCGCGCGGCCGGCCTGGCCACCCGCAGCATCAAGAAGGCCGCCAAGCTGTGGGCCATCGACACCGCGATCTCGATGGTGGACCTGACGACGCTGGAGGGCGCGGACACGGCGGGCAAGGTCCGGTCGCTGTCGGCCAAGGCCCGCCGGCCCGACCCGGAGCGCCCGGAGGTGCCGACGGTCGCGGCGGTGTGCGTCTACCCGGACATGGTGGCGACCGCGGTCGAGGAGCTGCGCGGCACGGGCATCGGCGTGGCGTCCGTGGCGACCGCGTTCCCGTCCGGGCGGTCGTCGTTGAAGGTGAAGCTGGAGGACACGGCGTTCGCGGTGGACGCGGGCGCGACCGAGATCGACATGGTGATCGACCGGGGCGCGTTCCTGTCCGGCCGGTACGGGCAGGTGTTCGACGAGATCGTGCAGGTCAAGCACGCCTGCGGCGACGCGCACCTGAAGGTCATCCTGGAGACCGGCGAACTCGCCACCTACGACAACGTGCGGCGCGCGTCCTGGCTGGCGCTGCTCGCGGGCGGCGACTTCATCAAGACGTCCACCGGCAAGGTGTCGCCCGCCGCGACGCTGCCGGTGACGCACGTGATGCTCCAGGCCGTGCGCGACTGGCACGCCCGGACCGGGCAGCGGCGCGGGGTGAAGCCCGCCGGCGGCATCCGCAGCACCAAGGACGCGATCAAGTACCTGGTGGCGGTGCACGAGGTGGCCGGCCCGGAGTGGCTGACGCCGGACCTGTTCCGGTTCGGCGCGTCGACGCTGCTCAACGACCTGCTCATGCAGCGGCGCACCCAGTTGGACGGCCACTACAGCGGCCCCGATTACGTGACGGTGGACTGACATGTGGGAATACGCGCCCGCGCCCGAGTCGCGCGATATCGCGAACCTGAAGCCGACCTACCGGATGTTCGTGGACGGCGAGTTCACCGAGGGCTCCGGCGAACCGCTGAAGACGGTCAACCCCGGCACGGAGGAGGTGCTGGCGGAGGTCTCCACCGCCGGGCCCGCCGACGTCGACCGGGCCGTGGCGGCGGCCCGCCGGGCCTACGACGGGGTGTGGGGCCGGATGCCCGGCGCGGAGCGCGCCAAGTACCTGTTCCGCATCGCCCGGCTGGTGCAGGAGCGCGCGCGTGAGCTGGCCGTGCTCGAATCGCTCGACAACGGCAAGCCCATCAAGGAATCGCGCGACGTCGACGTGCCGACGGCGGCGGCCCACTTCTTCTACCACGCGGGCTGGGCGGACAAGCTCGCCTACGCGGGCCACGGGCCGGACCCCCGGCCGCTGGGCGTCGCCGGCCAGGTGATCCCGTGGAACTTCCCGCTGCTGATGGCGGCGTGGAAGATCGCGCCCGCGCTGGCGTGCGGCAACACGGTCGTGCTCAAGCCCGCCGAGACGACGCCGCTGTCGGCGCTGGTGCTGGCGGAGATCATCCAGCAGGCCGACCTGCCGCCGGGCGTGGTGAACGTCCTGCCGGGCGCGGGTGACGTCGGCGCGGCCGTGGTGTCGCACCCCGGCGTGGACAAGGTGGCGTTCACCGGGTCCACCGAGGTCGGCAAGGTCATCCAGCGGCAACTGGCGGGCACCGGCCGGAAGCTCACCCTGGAGCTGGGCGGCAAGGCGGCGAACATCGTGTTCGACGACGCGCCCCTGGACCAGGCGGTCGAGGGCATCGTGAACGGCATCTTCTTCAACCAGGGCCACGTGTGCTGCGCCGGGTCGCGCCTGCTGGTGCAGGAGTCGGTGGCCGACGAGCTGCTGGAGAAGCTGCGGGTGCGGGTGTCGACGCTGCGCGTCGGCGACCCGCTGGACAAGAACACCGACGTGGGCGCGATCAACTCGCGCGAGCAGCTCGCGAAGATCCAGGAGCTGACCGCGTCCGGCGAGGCCGAGGGCGCGCAACGGTGGACGTCGTCGTGCCCGTTGCCGGACAAGGGCTTCTACTTCGCGCCGACGGTGTTCTCCAACGTGTCGCAGGCGATGCGGATCGCGCGCGAGGAGATCTTCGGCCCGGTGCTGTCGGTGCTGACGTTCCGCACGCCCGACGAGGCCGTGGCGAAGGCGAACAACACGCCGTACGGGCTGTCCGCGGGCATCTGGACCGAGAAGGGCTCCCGCATCCTGTGGGCGGCGCAGAAGATGCGCGCCGGCGTGGTGTGGGCGAACACGTTCAACCGATTCGACCCGACCGCGCCGTTCGGCGGGTACCAGGAGTCGGGATTCGGCCGCGAGGGCGGTCGCACGGGGCTGGAGGCGTACCTCGATGTCTGAGCAGTCCGAGCAGTCCGAGCAGGCGACCACCGGCCGGGCCGGGCACCGGGTCGCGGTGGCGAAGACCTACAAGCTCTACGTCGGCGGCGCGTTCCCGCGCTCCGAGTCCGGGCGGTCGTACCCGGTGACGGACGCGCGGGGCGCGTTCCTCGCCAACGCCGCGCAGGGCTCGCGCAAGGACGCGCGGGACGCCGTCGCGGCGGCGCGGAAGGCGTTCGCCGGGTGGTCCGGTGCGACGGCGTACAACCGGGGGCAGGTGCTCTACCGGGTGGCCGAGGTGCTGGAGGGCAGGCGCGACCAGTTCACCGCCGAGGTCGGCGCGGCCGAGGGCGTCGCGGTGGACGAGGCGCGGGCGCTGGTGGACGCGGCGATCGACCGGTGGGTCTGGTACGCCGGGTGGACGGACAAGGTCGCCACCGTGCTGGGCGCGTCGAACCCGGTCGCGGGGCCGTACTTCTCGTTCTCGGTGCCGGAGCCGACCGGGGTGGTCGCGGTGCTCGCGCCGCGGGAGTCGTCGCTGCTCGGGCTGGTCAGCGCGCTCGCGCCGGTGATCGCGACCGGCAACACCGCCGTGGTGGTGGCGTCGCAGGACCGGCCGCTGCCCGCGATCACGCTGTCGGAGGTGTTGGCGACGTCCGACGTGCCGGGCGGGGTGGTCAACGTGCTCACCGGCCGGACGGCGGAGATCGCGCCCTGGCTGGCGACGCACGCGGACGTCAACGCGCTGGACCTGACCGGCGCGCCGGAGTCCCTGCGCGCGGACCTGGAGCGGTCGGCGGCGGGCACCGTGAAGCGGGTGCTGCGGGCGCGGCCGGCGGAGGACTTCACGCGCGAGCCGGACCTGGCGCGGATGCGGGCGTTCCTGGAGTCGAAGACGGTCTGGCACCCGGTCGGGGTGTAGCCGCGGCCCGCGGACGGGGTGCCGGGTCAGCGGCTCCGGGTCGGGGGCTCCGGGTCGGGGGCTCCGGCTCGGAGGCTCCGGGTCAGGGGCTCCGGGTCAGGGGCTGCGGCGCTCCCGCGCGGGCGCGAGGTCGGGTGCGCCCAGGCACTTCGCGGCCTGGGCCGCGCCGGCCGCCAGCGCGGCGGGCACGTCCGCGCCGGCGAGGTGCGCCACCAGGAACCCGGCGAAGAACGCGTCGCCCGCCCCGTTGGTGTCCACGACCCGCTCGACCGGCGCGGCCGGGACGTGGTGCGACCCGCCGGGGACCACCGCCAGCGCGCCCCGTGCGCCGAGGGTCGCCACGGCCGTGCGCGTGCCGTCCGCGACCCGTGCGGCGAGGAACGCGCGCAGGTCGTCCTCGGGCATCCCGTCGTCGTTGAGGAACAGGTGGTCGGCCGCCCGGACGAAGTCCCGGTGGTACTCGGCCACGCCGTCGTAGTCGTGCACGTCGCACCACACCGGGACGCCGGCCCGCCGGGCGGCGGCGAGCAGCGGCCGGGCGTGCTCGGCCAGGTCGACCACGGCGGCGTCGGCGTCGGCGAGCGCGGCGAGGGCCCGGTCGTCGTGCCGCGGTCGCGCCAGGTCGGGCAGTTCGAGGTAGATCGACACCCGGCCGCCGTCCGGCGCCATGAGGTTGAGGTGCTGCTCGCTCGGGCCCGGCACGACCTCGGCGACCAGGTCCACCCCGGCGGCGGTCAGGGCGTCGGTGATCGCGCGCCCCGCCTCGTCGTCGCCGACGACCGTGCGCAGGGTGACGTCCGCGCCGAGGTGGGCGAGGTTGAGCGCCTTGCCCGCCGACGTGCCGCCCAGCGCGGTCCGGTGCCCGCGCGCGAACACCGTGCGCGGGGTCGGCTCGGGCAGGCGGTCCAGGTACACCAGGCGGTTCCACGACGCCGGCCCCGCGACGAACACCTTCGGCATGGGCACAGTGTGCGGCACCGGGGACCGCCCGGCCGGGTCGGCGGTGGCTCGCGCCGCCGACCCGGCCGGGGTTCCGGTCAGCCGCGCGCGGCCGGCGAACCGTCGAGGGAAATGGTGTACCAGCCGATCGGGCCGCAATCCGTCACCCACGGGCACCGTTCTTTCACCACGGCGAACCGGGCGTCGTCGGAGACCGTGGGGTGAATGACGAAAGCGGTCCCCTTGCGCGGTTCGGGGAGCTGGACCTCCACGCCGGTGGACTGGTCCTGGACATGGGCTTTGGATGCCGCGAAGTTCCGCTGGTCGCGGCTCAACCAGTAATAGCCGACCAAACTGCCGGCGCGGTCGACGGAATCCACACCCACGTCCAACGTCCGGCTGTCCTCCTCCCACGTCCGCAGCACCACCGGGGCGGCGCCCGGTCGGGTGGAGACCTTCTTGAGCTGGAACCGGTGTTCGACGGGCCGCACGACGTAGAACAGCCACTGGCCGTCGCCGCTGATCCGGTAGCCCGACCCTTCGGCCAGGGCGCGCCGCTCGCCGGTGGCGGTGTCGAAGAGCGTCGTCCGGAACGGCTGGTCGTGGCTCGCCCGGTAGTAGGACAGGAACCTGGTGCCGCTGTCGTCGGACCTCACCGAGCCGGGGTACCGCCAGCAGCCGCGCGCCCAATCGGTGCACTCCTCCAGCAACTCGGTCGTGCCGGCGTGGATGTCGTGGCGGTTGAGCCTGGTCTCCCCGTACTCGCCGAGGTCGGCCCAGGTCAGCCTGCGGCCGTCGGCGGACAGGGCGATCGACTCGATGAACCACCGCCACGGCAGGGTCGTCACGCGTCGGACGCCGGACGCCAGGTCGCGGTAGAACAGGGACGGCGTCTCGGTGTCGCCGCTGGAGTAGGCGAAGGTGGTGCCGTCCGCTCCGATCGCGGCATAGCGCCAGTCGGCCACCTGCGGGCTGCCGTCCTCCTTGACGCTCACCAGGAACGTCTCACCGGACCTCAGGTCCTTGCGCACCAGGTACATGCCGAGGTTGTACGGCGTCCGGTAGCGCTCGGGGACCATGTTGCTGTGCGTGCGCACCGTGAAAAGCGCATACCGGTTGTCGTTGGACAGCGCGATGAAACCCGCCTCCTGCGAACCCGCGGATTCGCCGACGCCGGTGCTGTCGGTGTCGATCCGGGCGAACCGCTGTCCCGCGTCGGCGGTGTGCGGCGATGCGGCGGCGGCCGGCGCGACGCTTGCCGACGCGATTCCCACCGCGACCGCCGCCACTGCCACGAGGATTTTCCGCAAACTTTTCATCGCGCCTCCTCCGGAGTCGGATCGTGCCTGAAATCGTGCCAGGATTCGACGTCCCGAAAGGGCACACTTACCGACCGGAAACACCCTGCGAACCCGGATGGGAGCAGCACTGCCGACGTTCAGGGCAGTGCGCCGACACCATTCGCGTCAAAGCGATCACCGGGCCGGTGCGCGGGTCAGGCCGGGGTGATCACGGCGGCCAGCAGCGCCCGCAGGTCGTCGACGGAGGCGGCCATGCTCACCCGGCACGCCTCGTTGAACGCGGTCGGGTCGAGGTCGTGGAAGGCGACCCGCCACCCCGCTTCCCGCGCCAACTGGCGGAAGAAGGCCCGCTGCGTGCGCCCGTTGCCCTCCCGGAACGGGTGCAGCGCGTTGACCTCGGCGAAGTAGTGGGTGAACCGGTCCAGGAACGGCTCGCGGGCCACGTCCCGGAGGAACCGCTCCTTGCGCAGCTCCTCGAACAGCCACGCGCCGTAGGGCTCGATCTGCCGCCAGGCGGCGAACATCGCCGACCGGCGGATGTCGACCCGCCGCAGGTCGCCGGCCCACTCGTAGAAGTCGCCGAAGATGTGGCGGTGGAACGCCTGGAGGTGCGCCAGGTCGTACAGGCCGGGCAGGGGCTGCACCGCGAGCTGCTCGACGCGCAGGGTGCTCAGCCGGGTCTCGGCCGCGTCGCACGCGGACTTGTCGGTCAGGCCGAAGCGGTTGCGGAGCACACCGGTGACGGGGTCCGCGTACGGGTCCTCGAAGGTCACGACCGCCGCAGGGCCTCGATCTCCCTGGCGATCGCCTCGTCCATCGACAGCTCGCCCGCCGCGACCGACCGCAGCGTGGCCACCAGGTCGTCCGGCACGTCGCGCCCCTCCAGGCGGGCGCTCCCGACCGCCTCCGCGACCGCCTCGTCGCCGTCGCTGGTCAACCGGCGGAAGTAGCGGGCCATCACCTCGTTGGACAGCGGGGCGCTGCTCGGCTCCGACTCCGCCAGGCCGCCGCGCGCGGCCCGCCACGGCTCCTCGTCGTGGGCCATGTCGCTCAACTCGTGCCGGCTGAACTTGCCGTACCGCTCGACCACGTCCCGCACGACCGAGCGCTCCCGCTCCGACAGCCCGCGCGGGTCGCCCTCCTGCCACGAACAGACCTCGGTCCGGCCGCGGTGGCGGTGGTAGACCTCCGGCACTACCGGACCCCGCCGCCACGCCTCGATCCGGGCGGCGAACATCGGCTCGTCGTACCGGGCCAGGTGCCACGCCTGCGCGTAGTACAGCAGCTTCTGCAACTTCATCGGCGATTCCGGCCCGGTCGCGTCCAGCACCGCCGCGGCCACGTCGTGCACGTCCGCCATACCCGCTCCATTACCGCTGACCTGCGAAAACCCGTGACACCCAGGATACCGGAACCCGGCCGGGAAGTCAGTCGGTCCGCCAACCCAGGCGGCCGTCGGTGGTGACGAGCGGTTCGCAGTGGCCGAGCCTGCCCCGGTGCTCCAGCACCGTCGCGACCTGGTCGAGCATCTCGTCCAGGCTGGTCCACTCGGGCTTGAGCATCTCGCCGCGCTCGCGGTCCCACTCGACCACGCAGCCGCAGAGCACACCGGGGCGCAGGTCGACGGCCAGCGCGTCGCCGCAGCCGTCGAAGGCGATCGGCAGCCACCTCGGGTGGAACCCGGACGTGGGCGTGCCCGCCTCGGAGTCGAGGTCCGCCGGCCAGAACCGCTCCTTGAGCCGCCACGACCGCAGGGCGTTCGACGGGCCCAGCGGCGTGTAGAACGGCGGCAGCACCTCCGCGAACGCCAAGTCGGCGGTGCCGCCGCAGACGGCCCACCACGTGCGGAGGTCGTCGGGCGGCTCCAGCCCGCTCGCGTGCGCCAGCGCCTCGACCGCCGCCCGGTCCTCACTGGGTACGAAGGCCGAGCCGGTCGAGGGGGCGTGGTCCTGGAGCCACGCCACGATCCGTGCCCAATGGCGCAGAACACCCACGCCTCCATGATCACCCGGCGCGGGCGCTCGCGGTACCGCCCATCAGGGGAGGATCTGCGGCAAAGCCCGCACGTCCGGGCCGCCGATGGGGCAGGATCGCCGGAGTCAGGGCACCAGAGGGGGAATGCGGTGGAACGGGGTTTCGGCGTCGACCTCGCCGCGCTGTCGACCTACAGCGGCACGGCGTCCGGTCTCGCCGGCGAGGTGGGCGCGGTCGGCACGTCGACGTTGGCCGGCACCACGTCGCTCGCGGCGGGCAGTTTCGGTCGGCTCGGCGACGAGGTCGGGCTGGGCGCGGCGTTCCAGCAGGCGGCGCAGGCCCAAGTGGACGGAGTCGCGGCGGCTTCCGCCGGGCTGTCGGCGTTCGCCTCGGCCGTGTCGAGGGCGGGCGCGGCCTACGCGGAGCAGGAGGCGCAGCACGGCGCCGACTTCAACCGGGCGTACCGGGTCTAGCGATGGACGTCGCGGGATTCCTGGCCGGCCTCGTCCGGCCGATGAAGGACGACCTGGCCCAGCTGGAGGGCGACACCGGCGGCGCGACGAGCGCGGCGGACGCCTTCGGGCGGGCCTCCTCGGCGCTGACCGGGATCGACGGTCGGCACACCGGCGCGGCCAACGCGGCGCTCGGCACCTGGTACGGCGAGCGCGCGAACGCGTTCCAGCAGCGCGTGGCGGCCTTCTCCGGCGGGGTGGCGACGCTGGCGCGCAACGCGACCACCACCCAGAGCGCCGCGACGACCGCCGTGGGCGCGGTCGAGGGCGGGCGCAAAGCCATCCAGGGCCTGATCGACGACTTCACCGGGTGGGCGGAGCCCCGGCTGGCCGCCGCGGTCGCGGCGGGCGTGTTCGGCGGTCCCGGCGCGGTGCTCGCGGTCGCCGCCGACGTCACCGCCAAGGCGCGCGAGTACGAGGACCGGTCGCGGCGGGAGCTGGACAAGGTCCGCACCGAGCTGACGGCCGTCGTGGCGCGGCTGAAGGGCTTGGAGAAGCCCGACTTCGCGGGTCTCGGCGACCCGCTGGGCGACGATTCCGGTGGCACCACGTCGACTTCGAGCGCCGGCGACGACGGCAGGCGCGATCCCTCGTCGCCCGGCGGGCCCGGCGGCGGTGGCGGCGGTTCCGGCTCCGGTGGCGGCGGTTCCGGTGGCGGCGGCGGTGGTTCGGGCGGCGGTTCGGGCGGCGGGGGTGGCGGCGCTTCCGGGCCCCGGCTGCCGGTCGCGATCCCGCCCCAGCCGGGCACCGGCGTCGGCGTGAACCTGCCGGACGGCAGCACGGCGGAAGCGCCCAACGAGACCGCCGCGCGTGCCGTGCGCAACGCGCTGTCCGCCCTGGGCACCCCGTACGTGTGGGGTGGCGCGAACCCGCCGCAGGGCACGGACTGCTCCGGCCTCACGCAGTGGGCGTACAAGGGCGCGGGGTTCGACATCCCGCGACCGGCGTCGTCGCAGGCGATGGGCGCGTCCGTGCCGCCAAACCAGTTGCTGCCCGGCGACCTCGTGGTGTGGGACGGGCACGTGGCGATGGTGATCGGCAACGGGCAGATGGTGGAGGCGGGCGACCCGGTCCA
Coding sequences:
- a CDS encoding trypsin-like peptidase domain-containing protein, encoding MPAGALPTSVARFVDGSGRTVGAGVVVSRRHLFTCAHVVNLALDRDARDATRPRDHVRVEFAALPGLSATATVRAWAPPPPREGAPGEDICVLALAVPATVTPAGLISTPPPAGHPVDVFGFPANRPDGAWVRAVVRGQVAGRLLQLDSESALRVQTGYSGGPVWDPETGRVVGIIATAAAQDSYAIPAERLRAALPDHPHDVRRDRITVLHLGSTRFGADEQPWRTGKDVGSRHTGADDEPWYGPLHAAVDGVRPDLVVFSGDLTEHARPSEFQRGFRFLAHLAEAVELPRGRVVVVPGARDVNLPACRAYFAHQEALEREPVWPFWPKWGPFATAFDEFYGGVATFTPDEPWSLFEVPDLSVVVAALNSTLPVSHLGSGADVGDPQVDRFNHRLREYRQRRWLRIGVAHGPLSSRHQVDVHLVLTGEPAPEPQVPLVARGGAFQVLAVEPDGYRLAAHRYDPDRRRWVGDTRVDPDGTGSVVHVPVPFSAVNGTFSDLRRTPRAHPPGPARDTFFDRVHEATVVSHPTATVTPRPESRYLRVSKPRAGGGFEQWPVGVADGSTLHDDVEAFIGHVHLSFAAADPSVPSELVYSGPPAAPDLVASARRRGVRLRSFVEYQGLLDLRPLVQRQAQRLAADLAYPDELYVPQRYSLVGTSEVCDDVLARVIGWLGRESARFVVVLGDFGRGKSFLLRQLTRNLPDHLPGLLPVLVELRSLEKAPTLDELLAQHLVREGVEAVDVAKLRYMIGSGRLALLFDGFDELELRVGYDHAADYLGTLLHAVTDRAKVVLTSRTQHFRSTNQVLTALGQQVSALTGSRGVVLADFADDQIREFLTRHYGGDADRADRRFALLGGISDLLGLSRNPRMLSFIADLAEDRLLEIRRRHGRISAAELYRELVDFWLVHEARRQRHRFGRPSLDDAERLAACTALALRLWESTASTVRTADLADAVVTTLNRLAERGYSIDQAAHAVGSGTLLVRTEDGGFAFVHQSVMEWLVAKVAADDLLADRPDTTVFHRTMSPLMVDFFCDLAGHDAAVRWARSVLADPGAGEVPKRNATAVVQRLDVHARLELAGVDLRATDLSALDLRGANLKGADLSGQRLVDKDLTAADLSGADLSRVRMFGGDLTDAVLTGSTWRGAALLGVRGTDRPELADAAVSGRDPASAMVAPLAEDVAAVAFSPGGGLAALARVHGVELRDSRSNRPVRFWRRHAHPVVEVAYSPDGRLLATVEEDGSAFVWDATTDEPVARLVGAVRGPLTFLADRVHLVGLDGEGRLTFWVARTGDVRDGVAGAFERLAVTPDGVWAATATADGDIRTWAVSGEVAQRTTVGAAVRRIAIKPGAEVVAVATEDGAVELVETGWGLSNLHLEAEPGVVDDLAYSPDGTLLAIARRGTDVVVLNATTGAEVAALPTRVGACRVAFTPDSRRIAVTVDDGSSVVHEIGTEKRFPLSTGWRTAGPVAFTSKGSLITSYDHHVRVWHLGSGVVAAKTHVDAVDRVTFAPNGMRAATTTAMGIAVVWPLHGLHEPIHLDHPSVRAVAFSHDGEQIVTWSSRGVLRTWNSHTGDPLGIFRGGDMPPASALAHAPWTSDTVSGHEDGTLRLWRLPDVTPIVAHEADVECLAYAPGGGHFASGSTDGTVKVWKFHGGLRATMTVGRTIWGVAFSPDGDRVAAASSDGLVRVWGLDGDPLLTLTGHTARVVGVAFSRNGRHIASTSDDGTARIWDAATGAELATFVHGGEGEVVLLPDGSYKNVGAGPVDEVFWSVKQCRFRQGELDRYYPEIRALAADEPLPGLS
- a CDS encoding helix-turn-helix domain-containing protein, whose product is MTRKGASVRQRRVSTELRALRLARGLSCAEVATAIGCSESKISRMETGHRGLYADEVAAILGFLRAPARLRQDLVALVRAGEDRNWHAIHGKLPGNWKNLIDFEGQASALYNYEPLVIPGLAQTADYARTVIRGTDGSLTDGELDALVAVRMSRQMILGRAEVHLLIDEMVLRRCFGDPPMMRAQLLHLAAMADRRTVTVQVVPFDTIAHPGVEGSFLRLDFVDQPSLLYVESRNTSTFLEEEVHLEGARDAWQKLLTLALSPEESVALIAGLAGKSTPSKENSR